Genomic DNA from bacterium:
TTGTGGGAAGCGGCCGCCGGCCCAGAGGCCGATCGAGACCGCCGGGTTGAGGTGGCAGCCGGAGATGTGCCCGATGGCGTAGGCCATCGTCAGCACGGTGAGACCGAAGGCGAGGGATACGCCGAGCAGGCCGATGCCCAGGCCCGGGAAGGCCGCTGCCAGCACCGCGCTGCCGCAGCCGCCGAGCACGAGCCAGAAAGTGCCGAAGAACTCCGCTCCGTATTGCCGCATGAGAGGCTCCCTTCGCAGTGGGTTCGCCCAGGGGAAGACCGACGCGTCGCGGCCGGGTGTCGGGCGAAGGGGCGGACCTGGGCCGGCCCGCGGAGCATAGCGACGGCGAGGGGCGGGCGGCAAGCAAGGAACTCGCTGCGCGCGCGCCGGCTCCGCTAGCGACGCCGCAGGATCCGCGGGAGCACGAAGACGAGGGCGACCAGCCCCATCGAGTACTGCATCAGCAAGGAGGCGCTGCGGAAGAAAGGATGGCCGTTGAAGTACTCGTCGGCGCTGAGGTCGTTGGCGTGGAAGGCGAGGGCCACGCCGCCGCGCGCGAACTCGCCGGCGACGGCCAGGCCGCCCAGGGCGCCCGAGCCGCCTAGCGCGGCGCCGCCGACGGCGAGGTACCCGAAGGCGACGCCGCCCACGGCGGCGAGACCCAGCGCGAAGCCGCCCAGTGCGAAACCGCCCGCCGCAAGGCCGCCGACGCTGATCGCGCCGGTGGCGATGCCGCCGGCGCCGAAGAGCACGCCGACGGCGATGTCGCCGATGGCGATCCAGCCCTTCGCCGCGCCCCGGCGATAGCCGCCGTCCACCTGCTGCCCCGTGGCGATGTGGATCAGCGGCAGACCGAGAAAGCGCGCGGGCGACTCGTAGTCCATGTCCGGCGACCTCAGGGGTTGGGACGAGGCCTCCAGCATAGCCCAGACGCCGGGGGCAGGGGAAGCCACCTGCGAAGACGAGCGGATTTCCGAGTAGCGGATCGGCTGGTGCTCCCGCTCTCGCGACGGGCCACGCGGCATGCTAGGCTCGCCGGATGGCCACTCTCCTCTTCGATATCGGCAACGTACTCTGGAGCGACGAGGCCGGCGATGCGCTGACCCTGGCCAACATTGGCGCGGTCCTGCGCGAGCGTGGCCGGCTCGTGACCGAAGAGGAGATCGCCGCCGCGCAGGCGAGGGCCGTGGCCGACTTCGCGCCCAGCCCCTGGCGCACCGTGATCGCCACGCTGTGCGGCGGTGACGCGGTGCTGGCCGCGGAGGTCACGCGCGAAGTCCGCGCGCGCTGGGATGCGCTCAGCGACGCCGAGTACGCGGGCTTCACGACGCCCTTCGCGTCCACCGCGCCGCTGCTCGGAGCGCTCGCCGCCGCCGGTCACCGGATGGTGCTGGCCAGGGACAACTCACCGCGGGCCCTGCTGCGCCTGGAGGCGCTCGATTTGCTGCGCCACTTCGCCGTGAAGGAGGTTTCCGAGACCCTGCACCTGGCGAAGCCGGACCTGCGCTTCTACCTGGCCCTGCTCGCGGCCGCGGGCGCGGCGCCGGCTGACTGCCTCATGGTGGGGGATCGCATCGACAACGACATCCTGCCGGCCCGGCGTCTGGGCCTGCGGACCCTGCGCCTGCGCCACGGCTCGCATGCCGCCCAGGAGCCGCGCTCGCCCGCTGAGGCGCCCGAGCTGACGGTGGATCACCCCGACCAGCTCGCTACTGGGATCGCGCGCCTGCTGGCTAGCTCAGACGTTTGAACCAGCGCTCCCAGCGCGGCAGCCAGTGGCGCTGGGGATCGAGCGAGCCGACCACCGCCTTCACCTCGCCCATGATGGCGTCCTGCGCCACGCAGCCGAAGACGCGGGAGTCGGCGCTGTTGTCGCGGTTGTCGCCCATGACGAAGTAGTGTCCGGCCGGCACGCGCAGGGGACCGCCGTCGCGCAGATGGGGCCGGCCCTCGTCGCGGCGGATGCGGTGCACGCGCCCGCCGAGCTGCTCCTGCCAGCAGTCGGCCGAGAGGGCGGTGTAGACGAGGGGCTGGCCGTTGATCACCAGCCTGCCGCCCTGCATCGCGAGCTGGTCGCCGGGCAAGCCGACGACGCGCTTGACCAGGCGCTTGCCGTCGACCGGCGAGTGCAGGATCACGATGTCGCCGCGCTCGGGTGTCGCCCAGCGGGCCAGGCGAAGGCCGGTGAAGGGCAGCTTGAGATCGTAGGCCAGGCGGTTCACGGCGATGCGCTCGCCCTCGAAGATGGTGGGGCGCATCGACCCGCTGGGCACGTCGTTCCAGTCGGCGACGGACGAGCGCACCGAACCGAGGATGAGGGCCATGACGGCAAAGGGCAGCAGCCACTCGCGGGCGGTGCGGCGCAGACGGATCTTCAGGGAGTCGGGGGACATGGCGCACTTCCGGGTTGGGGACAGTCGCCCTACGGCGGCCAGCGCGGGGGGTTCCCGCGCGCGCGCCGCTGCGCTAGACTGCCCGCCAGCGAAAGGAGTCCCATGCGCCGCGCCGCCCGCCTGTTCGCGCTCGTTCTCGCCGCCCTCGCCGCCGCGCCGGGCGCCCTCGCCGCGCCGGACCTCGCGGCCGCCGCGGCCCGCCTCGCCGAGAAGATGCGCGCCGACCGCCGCTGGCTGCACGCCAACGCCGAGCTCTCCCTGCGCGAGTTCGCGGGGCAGGGCTACCTGCGCGAGCAGCTCGCCGCGCTCCCCGGCGTCGAGCTGGTGCCCGGTGACTGGGGCACCGGCCTGGTAGCGCTCATCCGCGGCGGCCGGCCCGGCCCGCTCGTCGCCTGGCGCGCGGACATGGACGCCCTGCCCATCACCGAGGCCACCGGTCTCGCGTTCGCCTGCGCTCGCCGCGACACGGTGAGCGGCGGCCGCGAAACGGGCGTCATGCACGCCTGCGGGCACGACCTGCACATGGCCATCGGCCTCGGCCTCGCGCGCCTGGCGAGCGGTCTGCGCGCCGAGCTGCCCGGCACCCTGATGCTCGTCTTCCAGCCGGCCGAGGAGATCGGCGCCGGCGCCATGCAGCTGCTCGCCGCCGGCCTCTTCGCGGAGGGGCGCAAGCCGAAGAGCATCCTCGCCCTGCACGTGCACCCCACCCTCGCGGTGGGACAGATCGGCTACTGCCCGGGCTGGGCCACGGCCAACGTGGACGGCTTCCTGCTCACCGTGAAGGGCGACGGCGGGCATGGCGCCTACCCGCACCGGGGCGTGGACCCCGTCACCCTGGCCGCCGAGATCGTGATCGCCCTGCAGACCCTGGTCGCGCGCGAGATCGACGTCAACCACAATGCGGTGATCTCGGTGGGCCGCATCGAGGGCGGCGCGAAGAGCAACGTGATTCCAGGCGAGGTGCTCATCGAGGCCACGGTGCGCAGCCAGGACGACAGCACGCGCCAGGCCCTGGCCGACAAGGTGAAGCGCAGGGTGAACGGCCTCGCCGCCGCGGCCGCTGCGCCGGCGCCGCTGCTGGAGTACTACTTCGGCACCGCGGCGGGCTACAACGACCCGGCGCTGACAAGGCAGGTGATCGGTGTGATCGAGCGCGTGCTCGGCCCGGAGGCGGCTCAGCAGTACGAGCCCGGCCTGGGGGGCGAGGACTTCGCCTACTATGGCCGCGAGGTGCCGGGCTTCCAGTTCCGGCTCGGCACCGCTCCGCCCGGCGCCGCCGGCGCCGCGGCCAGTCTGCACACGCCAGACTACGATCCGGACGAGGCAGCGCTGCTGGTCGGCCTGCGCGTCGCCGCCGCGGCGATCTGGGACCAGCTCGAGCGCCGCGACTGAGGAGGCTCGCCATGCGCATGCTGCGCATGGATCACACCGGTCTCGCTCAGGTGACGCCCCGCGCGCTGCCCGCCGGCTATGCGCTGCGTCA
This window encodes:
- the lepB gene encoding signal peptidase I produces the protein MSPDSLKIRLRRTAREWLLPFAVMALILGSVRSSVADWNDVPSGSMRPTIFEGERIAVNRLAYDLKLPFTGLRLARWATPERGDIVILHSPVDGKRLVKRVVGLPGDQLAMQGGRLVINGQPLVYTALSADCWQEQLGGRVHRIRRDEGRPHLRDGGPLRVPAGHYFVMGDNRDNSADSRVFGCVAQDAIMGEVKAVVGSLDPQRHWLPRWERWFKRLS
- a CDS encoding aquaporin (porin involved in osmoregulation allowing water to move into and out of the cell in response to osmotic pressure), producing the protein MRQYGAEFFGTFWLVLGGCGSAVLAAAFPGLGIGLLGVSLAFGLTVLTMAYAIGHISGCHLNPAVSIGLWAGGRFPQ
- a CDS encoding amidohydrolase, producing MRRAARLFALVLAALAAAPGALAAPDLAAAAARLAEKMRADRRWLHANAELSLREFAGQGYLREQLAALPGVELVPGDWGTGLVALIRGGRPGPLVAWRADMDALPITEATGLAFACARRDTVSGGRETGVMHACGHDLHMAIGLGLARLASGLRAELPGTLMLVFQPAEEIGAGAMQLLAAGLFAEGRKPKSILALHVHPTLAVGQIGYCPGWATANVDGFLLTVKGDGGHGAYPHRGVDPVTLAAEIVIALQTLVAREIDVNHNAVISVGRIEGGAKSNVIPGEVLIEATVRSQDDSTRQALADKVKRRVNGLAAAAAAPAPLLEYYFGTAAGYNDPALTRQVIGVIERVLGPEAAQQYEPGLGGEDFAYYGREVPGFQFRLGTAPPGAAGAAASLHTPDYDPDEAALLVGLRVAAAAIWDQLERRD
- a CDS encoding HAD family hydrolase, which gives rise to MATLLFDIGNVLWSDEAGDALTLANIGAVLRERGRLVTEEEIAAAQARAVADFAPSPWRTVIATLCGGDAVLAAEVTREVRARWDALSDAEYAGFTTPFASTAPLLGALAAAGHRMVLARDNSPRALLRLEALDLLRHFAVKEVSETLHLAKPDLRFYLALLAAAGAAPADCLMVGDRIDNDILPARRLGLRTLRLRHGSHAAQEPRSPAEAPELTVDHPDQLATGIARLLASSDV